The nucleotide window AATACATGGAAATTTTCTACAAATCAATAAAACCAAGTAAAAAAATATGAATAATTAGATTAATAGTACAAAACAATTATTTGAAAATTACTCTTAAAGTCTTTCATAAAAATAAGCTAAACAAATTCGTTTAGCCCATTTTTATGTTACACAACTTTATAGCGACCAAGCAGCTTGCGTCCTGCATATGCGAAAATCCGATCCATAATAAAGCCCATTAACCCAAGAACGACAAGCCCTACAAAAATCCAGTCTGTTTTAAAGTACAGTCGTGCATTCCAGATCATAAAACCGATCCCTTCATTTGCAGCGACCATTTCCGCACCGACAATCGCCATGAACGATGAACCCATTGCAAGCTTTGCACCTGTGAAGATGTACGGGATTGTTGCCGGAATAACGACATAAATAAGCGTTTGGAATTTCGAAGCCCCCATACTTTTAGCAGATAATAATTTATCATTCGAAATAGATAGGACCCCTGTTAATGTATTAATCGTAATTACAAAAAATGTTGCATAAACAATTAAAAATACTTTTGACGGTTCGCCAATCCCAAACCACAGCATAAATAGTGTAATGAATGCAAGCGGCGGGATGAAACGTACAAAGTTAATAACCGGTTCAAATAGTGCCCGCACAAACTTGTTCGTTCCTATAAGCAAGCCAAATGGTACAGCAATTAAGAGTCCGAGTGTCCATCCTGCCAGCACCCGTAAAAAACTGTATCCCATATAGAGAAACAACGTCCCATCACTGGCAATTTCAATTGCCCCGATTAAAGTTAAATATGGGCTTGGCAAAAACATCGGTTCAGAAAACATTGAAGCAATTTGCCATACGAGCAGAATAAATAACCAGCCGATAATACCGGACTGTAAAATCAATTTACCGATTCGGCTTTTCTTTTTTACCTTTACGACAGGTGCCACTTGCTGTCCTTTTTTTAGTTCAATCGTCGTCATAAGCTGCCTCCCTTAATTCTAAACAAAAGTTTTATTAAATCGTGAAGTCCTCAAAATGTGTCTGAACTTGCTTATAATGGTTGTTGAAATCGACACTTGTTATATCTCGAGGATAAGGCAGATTTACATCATAAGTCGTTTCGATTCGTGAATTCGGACCGACAGACATAATACCAATCTTCTGACCTAAAAGAATCGCTTCCTGAATGTCATGTGTCACAAAGATAACGGTTTTATTTGTTTCTTTCCAAATTCGAATGAGCTCATTTTGCATTGTTCGTCGTGTCATCGCATCAAGTGCCCCAAACGGCTCATCCATTAATAAGATTTCCGGCTCATTTGCCAAAACACGGGCAAGCTGTACACGCTGCTTCATCCCGCCCGACAGATTATCAGGAAACTTTTTCGCATGGCCAAGTAAACCCGTTAGCTTTATGAAAGTATTGGCTACCTTTTTTCGTTCTTCTGCAGGCACCTTCTTCATTTTTAAGCCAAATGAAATATTCTCCTCAACTGTTAACCAAGGGAACAATACTGAATCCGCTGACTGAAAAACGAAACCACGTCCATCTCGGTTTTCTTCACGAGAAGTCACAATTAGCAATTCGCCAACTGACATATCCAAAAATCCTGCAATAATATTCAGCAATGTCGATTTACCGCAGCCACTTGGTCCGAGAAGAACATAAAACTCGCCCTTCTTAATCGATAAATCTACATTTTTTAATACATATGTCGGATTTTCAATATCTGTTTGAAACGTTTTGGCACCATTTTTAATTACAATTGCTTCTTCTGTTATCGTATTCAGCATTGCCTTTTCCCCCTTAGTTAGTAAGTTACCTTGTCTTTCAATACTTGCTTCGCCGGATCTAGATACAGCTTTTCATCCAAATCAAAATCTTCATCCAAAATACCGCGCTCCAGCAAATACTCTTTCATGTTGGATAAATGTGTATAATCTTCCTTCGTAAAACCGAGCGTATAGTTCACTCGTTTTAAATCAAGCATTATATCTTCTTTTGCGATTTTCAACTCTTTATAGCCGATGTCAGCAGTACCTTCCGGATTCCCCTTTACATATTCAACTCCTTGTTCAATGCCTTCAAGGAACTCCCCGATTTCTTCTGAATTTGCTTCTGCAAATTTACGGTCCACAATTAAATAGCTCGATACACTTAAATCAGGTACAGTACTCAATCGGTCGATTTCATGCACACCATCAATATTCTTGAATTTCTCTATTAAAGCACCCGTTCCAATAACGACATCGATATCCCCTTTTTTCATTCCGACGATAGCTTCATCAGGTGTACTGTATGGTACATATTTAATGTCGTCCTCGCTAATACTGTAGTGCTCTAAATATTTAGCCCATTGGTATTCAGATACCGTTCCTTTTGCAACACCGATTTTTTTACCTTTAATATCCGCCGGTACTTCTATGCCCTTTACTGCCAAAATTTCCGACAGACTGACAGAGTTAAAGTTCTCATCGCTCCCTGTCAATGAAGAAACGACGACGAAATCACCTTTACCAAGTGAGTTCAGTAATGCATAATCCGCCGCCAACCCTGTATCTGCCTGCTTTGTCAAAACCGCGTTCACAGTATCGATTCCATAGGCAAAATTGGAAAGCTGTACGTTCAAGTCTTTATCTGCAAAATAACTGTTCGTAGCAGCGGCACGAATTTGGAATGAGCCCCCTGCTGCTGTATCAATCGCTGCCCGAATTGTCTTGCCTCCAGCATTGGCTGAATTGGCATCATTACCGCACGCCGCCAACATAAGCGCCATTACAAATAAGAGCAGTAAATGTATCGGTCCTTTTAATTTCATATTTTCACTCTTTCCATTAACAAACTATTTTTATTTTTTTACTCGGAATTAAGTTGTAATTTTCTTTGCCACTGTCTCATCATAACGTGCAACGCAGAGCGCTCCTTCTCCATAAGAAAAAGCTTCTTTAATTTCAGCAACCGAATGTGCACCGCCTTCTGCCGCATTCGGCACGCGGAAATCTTTTACATCAATCGGCTTAATCTCCACTTCAACCGGCGTTTCCAATTGAGGTACCCAATTGTACGGAACACGATATGCACGGTAAACCATATTCGATCCTCGTTCATTTTTGTAGGCAGAAATATATTCCCATACAATTTCATGGTCTGCCGTTACTTCAAAAATACGTCCATTCGAGCCTTCTGTAATTAGCGTATTGCCATTTTCCAAACGCTGTGCCGAACTTATATAAGGACTGTAGAATTTATAGGAATCCGTTGGTACCGAAAACTTCGCTTCAAGCCCAGTATATTGCCATACAATTTCAAGTGTAACCGGATCGATTTCCAAAATGCGGGAATGATCGCGGATGGCTACTTTATTACCGTCAACCGAGTTTGGATTCGGTGCGCCGTATCCTCCCCAGCCTCCGTTGTCAAATACTAAAACATTGCCCTCACCCGGCAAACCTTTTGGGATGATATGTGCATGATGCTGTCCGATAATCCATCCTAAATGTTTTGTCTCCGGTGTGTCATAATCCGGTCCAATCTGCCATACGATTTTCCCTGTTTCTTTGCTTGTAATCGCGATAATATTTGCCTCACGCGCATCCCATATAATATTGTCCGGATGGAAACGCTCATCACCATTATCATAATGGCGATTCGGACCAACTAATGAAATGGAATTAATGTGAAGCCAGTCGCCTGAATGATTACCGAAGAAACGTCGATTCGGTTCTTCATAAATCGCCTTTTTTGCTTCCTCACTAAAGTTAAGCTCATCGAAATGCTCATGTGCGTTCCATTCCCATACGATATTGCCTTCCCAATCGACCTCAATAAATGCATCATCCAATAATGGGTGTTTGGAGATTTTTTCGTTCGCTACATCACGGTGAACTAAAATCAATGTATTTCCACCTGTTGTTTGCGGCTCCTGACCTGGTGCCGGATAACCTACAGGGCTGCCAGTACGCTGATAGTCGTGGTGTGCACGTGCAACCCATCTTGCCTCATGACCCGGATCTTCAATAAACTGATGCTTATCAAATTTCCATACAACATTACCTTCAAAATCAATTTGCACTAAATCGCCCTCATCTTGGAAACCATACTGTGGATCACGATTAAACGTGTGCCCAAGTACAAAACCACCTGGAAATACTTTGTTCGGGAAGCCGCGTAGCCCTTTCCATAAATGAACTTCTTTCCCGTTCATATCAATCAGTAATGCCCCTTCATTTGCTGCCTGAAAAATTGTATAACCGCTTGCCGCCTTTTCAGGATTGTAAACTGTTGCCCCTGTCGGATGAATTGTTGGATTTCCCATATATACCGCTCCCTTTTCATTATTTTTTCAAGTTAACCGTGTATTTTATGTTTTAATAAATTACCATTCAATAGTTATCAATTGCTTGCTTTGTTTAAATTCCATTCCTCCTTCCAAGACAACCTTTTAACAAAGGTTAAAAAGAAAAGGCACTAAAAATACAGCCTCCTCCAATGTGTTTGGTGAGAGAAACGTATTTTTAGCGCCTTTAGTTGTCTAATCAGCACTTTATTAAATTAAATTTTAAAGTGGTAGTTCACTCCTTCAATCCCTAGTAAACTACTTAACTTTAAAAGTATTAACAGTATCGTACCGATTTAATTCTTATTCGTCAAGTAGGTTTTTAAAATAATTTAAAATTTTCGGAAAACTAATGAAAAAGCACTGAACTTGGTTTATACAAATTCAGCGCTTTCTCTCAGTTTTCATCCTTCTGTTTTCTTGCTACAAAAACAAGCAGGAAAAGCATGAACATAGTCATTACCAAAAATACAATGGCATCCCAAAACGCGGCACGGTCACCTGCTCCGAGAAGATTCATATAGATCGTCATATACGTATAATAAAGCTGTGGCACAAAATACATTACTGCCAAAATTAACGTTAAAACAACTCCAACTATGTAGAACACACTATACAGGCGAATCAAATTCCATTCATTTTGGAATATTTCTTTATGATTTTCTCCATCTTTCCGATGTTTTTTAAATAAGGAATTCAAATAGATTCTGCCGTTTTCCATCAAGTTATAACAGCCTGTTATATTTTCCACAACATAATAAACATCAGTTTTCATATAGAAGCAGCATTGATAAATAAATTTAATGAAAATATCCAACACGATGATTCCAAGAACTCCTGTAATACCCGCACCTGGGAAAAGTAGCATTATACCGAATGAAAGGGATAGAATTACCTGCTCAAAAGATATTCCGGCAAGGTACAGGATATTTCTTTTTTTGGGATCGAGCTTCCAGGCTTGAGTGAGGTCTGTTTCAAAGACTATAAATATGAGTCGGTTGCCAATACTTAATTTAGCCGGTAAATCATGTGCTCGGATCGCAAGAATATGTCCGAACTCATGAATTAAAATCAGCACTAAAGAAATTGATAAATACATCAGGATATTCAGCACCATAGAATCGAATAGGAATATATCTTTGTAATGAGGAAAAAGTTCCGGGTTCAATATGAGAATGATGATGTTTGCAATGAGCAGCAGCAAGTAAATCTTGTTCA belongs to Solibacillus sp. FSL W7-1436 and includes:
- a CDS encoding aryl-sulfate sulfotransferase; this encodes MGNPTIHPTGATVYNPEKAASGYTIFQAANEGALLIDMNGKEVHLWKGLRGFPNKVFPGGFVLGHTFNRDPQYGFQDEGDLVQIDFEGNVVWKFDKHQFIEDPGHEARWVARAHHDYQRTGSPVGYPAPGQEPQTTGGNTLILVHRDVANEKISKHPLLDDAFIEVDWEGNIVWEWNAHEHFDELNFSEEAKKAIYEEPNRRFFGNHSGDWLHINSISLVGPNRHYDNGDERFHPDNIIWDAREANIIAITSKETGKIVWQIGPDYDTPETKHLGWIIGQHHAHIIPKGLPGEGNVLVFDNGGWGGYGAPNPNSVDGNKVAIRDHSRILEIDPVTLEIVWQYTGLEAKFSVPTDSYKFYSPYISSAQRLENGNTLITEGSNGRIFEVTADHEIVWEYISAYKNERGSNMVYRAYRVPYNWVPQLETPVEVEIKPIDVKDFRVPNAAEGGAHSVAEIKEAFSYGEGALCVARYDETVAKKITT
- a CDS encoding ABC transporter permease codes for the protein MTTIELKKGQQVAPVVKVKKKSRIGKLILQSGIIGWLFILLVWQIASMFSEPMFLPSPYLTLIGAIEIASDGTLFLYMGYSFLRVLAGWTLGLLIAVPFGLLIGTNKFVRALFEPVINFVRFIPPLAFITLFMLWFGIGEPSKVFLIVYATFFVITINTLTGVLSISNDKLLSAKSMGASKFQTLIYVVIPATIPYIFTGAKLAMGSSFMAIVGAEMVAANEGIGFMIWNARLYFKTDWIFVGLVVLGLMGFIMDRIFAYAGRKLLGRYKVV
- a CDS encoding ABC transporter ATP-binding protein; the encoded protein is MLNTITEEAIVIKNGAKTFQTDIENPTYVLKNVDLSIKKGEFYVLLGPSGCGKSTLLNIIAGFLDMSVGELLIVTSREENRDGRGFVFQSADSVLFPWLTVEENISFGLKMKKVPAEERKKVANTFIKLTGLLGHAKKFPDNLSGGMKQRVQLARVLANEPEILLMDEPFGALDAMTRRTMQNELIRIWKETNKTVIFVTHDIQEAILLGQKIGIMSVGPNSRIETTYDVNLPYPRDITSVDFNNHYKQVQTHFEDFTI
- a CDS encoding PqqD family protein; protein product: MKVSLQSVITLYPLSIRKDKKHYIVEEPISGEFFELPEIGVDAIKRLEQGEELVSIEHALKNSYPDEEVDIVDFVEQLLELGLVQEVDGVLVKKEQSKSTSRSGGFLWIPQSVGRLFFNGAMNKIYLLLLIANIIILILNPELFPHYKDIFLFDSMVLNILMYLSISLVLILIHEFGHILAIRAHDLPAKLSIGNRLIFIVFETDLTQAWKLDPKKRNILYLAGISFEQVILSLSFGIMLLFPGAGITGVLGIIVLDIFIKFIYQCCFYMKTDVYYVVENITGCYNLMENGRIYLNSLFKKHRKDGENHKEIFQNEWNLIRLYSVFYIVGVVLTLILAVMYFVPQLYYTYMTIYMNLLGAGDRAAFWDAIVFLVMTMFMLFLLVFVARKQKDEN
- a CDS encoding ABC transporter substrate-binding protein, with protein sequence MKLKGPIHLLLLFVMALMLAACGNDANSANAGGKTIRAAIDTAAGGSFQIRAAATNSYFADKDLNVQLSNFAYGIDTVNAVLTKQADTGLAADYALLNSLGKGDFVVVSSLTGSDENFNSVSLSEILAVKGIEVPADIKGKKIGVAKGTVSEYQWAKYLEHYSISEDDIKYVPYSTPDEAIVGMKKGDIDVVIGTGALIEKFKNIDGVHEIDRLSTVPDLSVSSYLIVDRKFAEANSEEIGEFLEGIEQGVEYVKGNPEGTADIGYKELKIAKEDIMLDLKRVNYTLGFTKEDYTHLSNMKEYLLERGILDEDFDLDEKLYLDPAKQVLKDKVTY